One part of the Stegostoma tigrinum isolate sSteTig4 chromosome 14, sSteTig4.hap1, whole genome shotgun sequence genome encodes these proteins:
- the sptssb gene encoding serine palmitoyltransferase small subunit B, protein MDVKGVKETLSWLYYQYLLVTCSYVLEPWEQTVFNSVLFIIVAMVLYTAYVFIPIHIRLALEFFSGLGAGQPESTVAIMT, encoded by the coding sequence ATGGATGTGAAAGGTGTGAAGGAAACCCTGTCTTGGCTGTATTACCAATACCTGCTTGTTACATGCAGTTATGTGCTGGAGCCCTGGGAACAAACCGTTTTCAACTCTGTTTTGTTCATCATTGTGGCTATGGTTTTATACACAGCCTACGTTTTCATTCCAATTCATATTCGTCTGGCGTTGGAGTTCTTTTCTGGCCTAGGCGCAGGCCAACCTGAAAGCACAGTTGCCATCATGACTTAA